A region from the Rosa rugosa chromosome 6, drRosRugo1.1, whole genome shotgun sequence genome encodes:
- the LOC133718407 gene encoding BON1-associated protein 2-like, which produces MTSRSVEITVLSAENLQSNRKPFKKNSFVTVRTDAAVSTSKLYRTAETDCEGGGPRWNEKIEVELPAQARNLILEVQCKNGARTIGAASIPVSDFICGWVPENYLHFLSYTLRDERGVRNGIINISVSMKVPEGLMSTYARKVTSGCATTSSQTKVGCPAVENSGVAIGVPLNWNSYP; this is translated from the coding sequence ATGACGTCTCGATCTGTAGAAATCACTGTTCTCTCCGCAGAAAATCTGCAATCAAACAGAAAACCCTTCAAAAAAAACTCCTTCGTTACTGTGCGGACCGACGCTGCCGTATCCACCTCCAAGTTGTACCGGACGGCGGAGACTGACTGCGAAGGCGGCGGTCCAAGGTGGAACGAGAAGATTGAGGTCGAACTTCCGGCGCAGGCTAGGAATCTGATATTGGAAGTACAATGCAAGAACGGTGCAAGGACGATCGGAGCGGCGAGCATTCCGGTGTCGGACTTCATCTGCGGGTGGGTGCCTGAGAACTACTTGCATTTTCTGAGTTATACGTTGAGGGATGAGAGAGGAGTGAGGAATGGGATTATTAATATCTCGGTGAGCATGAAGGTTCCGGAAGGTTTGATGTCGACGTACGCGAGGAAGGTGACGAGTGGGTGTGCTACGACGTCGTCGCAGACCAAGGTGGGGTGTCCGGCGGTGGAGAACAGTGGTGTTGCAATTGGGGTTCCGCTGAATTGGAATAGCTATCCTTGA
- the LOC133715405 gene encoding BON1-associated protein 1-like — MATRYIELTVIAAENLQSNRKPLKKNSFVTVRTDAASKSYRTAETDSEGGGPRWNEKLVIEVPAQARNVIMEVQCQNGARTIGAATIPLTDFIGGWVPESYMHFLSYRLRDERGVRNGIMNISVRMKVDEGATSTYARKLSSGCATTSSQTKLGYPAVDNSGVVTGVPVNWNSYSRVQY, encoded by the coding sequence ATGGCAACTCGATATATAGAACTGACCGTTATCGCAGCCGAAAACCTCCAATCCAATCGCAAACCCTTGAAGAAAAACTCCTTCGTCACCGTCCGGACCGACGCCGCCTCCAAATCGTACCGGACGGCGGAGACGGACTCCGAAGGCGGAGGGCCAAGATGGAATGAGAAGTTAGTGATCGAGGTTCCTGCGCAAGCCAGGAATGTGATCATGGAAGTGCAATGCCAGAACGGGGCGAGGACGATCGGAGCGGCGACTATTCCGTTAACGGACTTCATCGGCGGTTGGGTGCCCGAGAGCTACATGCATTTTCTGAGTTACAGGCTGAGGGATGAGAGAGGTGTCAGGAATGGGATTATGAATATCTCGGTGAGGATGAAGGTGGACGAAGGTGCGACGTCGACGTACGCGAGGAAGTTGTCGAGTGGTTGCGCTACGACGTCGTCGCAGACCAAGTTGGGGTATCCGGCGGTGGATAACAGTGGCGTCGTAACTGGGGTTCCGGTGAATTGGAATAGCTATTCTCGAGTTCAATATTGA